The following are encoded together in the Deltaproteobacteria bacterium genome:
- a CDS encoding LON peptidase substrate-binding domain-containing protein, translating into MADLLRGGSLIDEVAIPSAIPILPLANAVLFPGGVLPLACRGPGSIELAKDAVRDDLLIGIVAHRRADDVQVGLADLFPMGTIARITKLFRMPDDSYSVVIQGLARCRLGELVDSPRYLRARITATPDEGEPPSAEMTHHLREATLELIAQVPEIPVEASELVASIVHPGHLADLIAANLNVAIPEKFAVLNELSLQPRTLRVQALVDDALAKPIVRAAIGSVEDRPRCLRHRRLTHSVCSRCGKFTCASCVPGPNKESLCHACLELQRKPSDLKTAGFFARVWKAMRNQS; encoded by the coding sequence ATGGCCGACTTGCTTCGGGGAGGAAGTCTCATCGACGAGGTGGCGATCCCATCGGCGATTCCAATTCTTCCTCTCGCGAATGCCGTCTTGTTTCCCGGAGGCGTCTTGCCCCTCGCATGCCGAGGCCCCGGGAGCATTGAGTTGGCAAAGGATGCCGTCCGCGACGACTTGCTCATTGGCATCGTCGCACACCGTCGCGCCGACGACGTGCAGGTGGGCCTCGCCGACCTTTTCCCCATGGGGACGATCGCGAGGATCACCAAGCTCTTCCGAATGCCTGACGACTCCTACTCCGTGGTCATCCAAGGTCTCGCCCGCTGTCGACTCGGCGAGCTCGTCGACTCTCCTCGCTACCTTCGAGCGCGAATCACTGCGACCCCGGATGAAGGTGAGCCTCCCTCCGCTGAAATGACCCATCACCTGCGTGAGGCGACGCTCGAACTGATTGCCCAGGTTCCCGAGATCCCCGTTGAGGCAAGCGAGCTGGTCGCCTCCATTGTCCATCCGGGACACCTGGCAGACCTCATCGCTGCCAACCTCAACGTGGCCATTCCCGAGAAATTTGCTGTCCTCAACGAGCTCTCATTGCAGCCACGAACGCTGCGTGTTCAGGCTCTCGTCGACGATGCGCTAGCGAAGCCGATCGTCCGAGCGGCGATCGGATCGGTGGAGGATAGGCCCCGCTGTCTGCGCCACCGACGTCTCACCCACTCCGTGTGCAGCCGTTGTGGGAAGTTCACCTGCGCTTCGTGCGTGCCAGGTCCAAACAAGGAGTCCCTTTGCCACGCGTGTCTTGAGCTGCAGCGCAAGCCGAGCGACTTGAAGACCGCGGGGTTCTTCGCGCGGGTGTGGAAGGCGATGCGAAACCAGTCCTGA